A stretch of Lathyrus oleraceus cultivar Zhongwan6 chromosome 6, CAAS_Psat_ZW6_1.0, whole genome shotgun sequence DNA encodes these proteins:
- the LOC127096150 gene encoding 4,5-DOPA dioxygenase extradiol, with product MNIMLKTLSQHGSIFNTQMALKETFYISHGSPALAIDETIPAWKFLTSWKQVFPHRPSSILVISGHWDTSVPTVNVVNRNETIHDFGGFPRSMYKLKYPAPGAPKLAKRVKELIESSGLSRVNEDKKRGLDHGTWVPLMLMYPEADIPVCQLSVSSSRDGTYHYNLGKALAPLKEEGVLIIGSGSATHNMRAMAPRESPPPPWALAFDSWLKESLVEGRYDEINHYEEKAPYAKVAHPWPDHFFPLHVAMGAAGENSKAKVIHESWDGGAFSYASFGFTSASSS from the exons ATGAATATCATGTTAAAGACTTTATCACAACACGGTTCAATATTCAATACACAAATGGCTTTGAAGGAAACGTTTTACATATCACATGGATCACCAGCACTAGCCATAGATGAAACAATCCCTGCGTGGAaattcttaacatcatggaaacaggTGTTTCCTCATAGACCCTCTTCCATTCTTGTTATCTCTGGTCATTGGGACACTTCTGTTCCCACTGTCAACGTTGTTAATCGCAACGAAACCATCCATGACTTTGGAGGATTTCCTAGGAGCATGTACAAG CTCAAGTATCCAGCACCAGGTGCTCCAAAGTTAGCAAAAAGAGTGAAGGAACTAATCGAATCATCCGGGTTGAGTCGAGTGAACGAGGATAAAAAACGCGGGCTTGATCATGGTACATGGGTGCCTCTGATGTTGATGTACCCAGAAGCTGATATCCCTGTCTGTCAGCTTTCTGTTTCATCAAGTAGAGATGGTACTTACCATTATAACTTGGGAAAGGCATTGGCTCCTCTAAAAGAGGAAGGTGTTCTAATAATTGGATCCGGAAGTGCCACTCATAACATGAGAGCGATGGCTCCTCGCGAAAGCCCTCCTCCTCCCTGGGCTCTCGCATTCGATTCTTGGCTAAAAGAATCGCTCGTCGAAGGAAG ATATGATGAAATAAATCATTATGAAGAGAAGGCTCCATATGCAAAAGTGGCTCATCCATGGCCAGATCACTTCTTCCCATTGCATGTGGCTATGGGGGCTGCTGGTGAGAATTCAAAGGCTAAGGTTATTCATGAGAGTTGGGATGGTGGTGCTTTTTCTTATGCCTCTTTTGGTTTCACATCAGCTAGTAGTAGCTAG
- the LOC127096152 gene encoding zinc-finger homeodomain protein 4 has translation MEKKLVVKYKECLKNHAAAIGGNATDGCGEFMASGDNDTLEALNCCACDCHRNFHRKEIVYDSQNYALSLIPDHNINAPFLAHLSPIKSESNSPSDQSYYEKDCIKEVENRTEKMIKKRCRTKFTKEQKEKMLCFAEKAEWKIQKLEESVVQMFCQEIGIKRRILKVWMHNNKNTFAKRNVSSII, from the coding sequence ATGGAGAAAAAGTTAGTAGTGAAATATAAAGAGTGTCTCAAAAACCATGCAGCTGCAATTGGTGGCAATGCGACTGATGGATGTGGTGAGTTCATGGCTAGTGGAGATAACGACACACTTGAAGCTCTTAACTGTTGTGCTTGTGATTGCCACAGAAACTTCCACCGAAAAGAAATAGTGTATGATTCTCAAAATTATGCTCTTTCATTGATTCCTGATCATAACATTAATGCACCCTTCTTGGCTCATTTATCTCCAATCAAAAGTGAATCAAATAGTCCTTCTGATCAGTCTTACTATGAGAAAGATTGTATAAAGGAGGTGGAAAATCGAACCGAAAAGATGATTAAGAAGAGGTGTAGAACCAAGTTTACTAAAGAACAGAAGGAGAAGATGTTGTGTTTTGCAGAAAAAGCTGAGTGGAAGATACAGAAGCTAGAAGAATCTGTGGTGCAGATGTTTTGTCAAGAGATTGGAATCAAGAGAAGAATACTCAAAGTGTGGATGCACAATAATAAGAACACTTTTGCCAAGAGAAATGTTTCTAgtattatttaa
- the LOC127096149 gene encoding ribosomal lysine N-methyltransferase 3, translating to MATRRLRAFKRWMKSNGFEWSNALEFVDTPEQGIAVKALCQMNEGDVVAKMPKQACLTIKTSGASDIIESACLGGYLGLAVAIMYERSLGEDSTWAGYLQLLPQQESLPLVWTLDEVSHLLCGTELQQTVQEDKALVYEDWKENILPLLDSEPSRLNPAFFSVEQYFAAKSLISSRSFEIDDYHGFGMVPLADLFNHKTGAEDVHFTALSSNDESEDDADDGIVDEEALAQNSSMDKTENGVVSDTECSSVTEDDTSMLEMVMIKDVSTGTEVFNTYGLLGNAALLHRYGFTEQDNTYDIVNIDMELVLEWCSSLFSDRHSRSRISLWRRLGYSGDSENSEYFEISFDGEPQIELIILLHIIFLPDDVYHKLDLSVAVTGNRHESSEKTTFLNGDIFPHSNESNMSKKPLMTKEICTALLSLADIRESLYGLKSIEDDMEELKKCSFVGDRKVYHSLVLRISERKIIQKLRNYASKSCKITNPSSARKKLKRTA from the exons ATGGCCACCAG ACGTTTGAGGGCATTTAAGCGGTGGATGAAATCCAATGGATTCGAATGGAGTAATGCATTGGAATTTGTAGACACCCCTGAACAAGGAATTGCTGTTAAAGCATTGTGTCAAATGAATGAAGGCGATGTGGTTGCCAAAATGCCAAAGCAAGCTTGTCTTACAATCAAGACTAGTGGTGCAAGTGACATCATTGAAAGTGCTTGTTTGGGTGGTTATTTGGGTCTAGCTGTTGCTATCATGTATGAGAGAAGTTTGGGTGAGGATTCTACTTGGGCTGGTTACCTTCAGCTTTTGCCTCAACAAGAATCTTTGCCTTTGGTTTGGACTCTTGATGAAGTAAGCCACCTTTTGTGTGGTACTGAGCTTCAACAG ACAGTGCAAGAAGACAAAGCTCTTGTGTATGAGGACTGGAAAGAGAATATTCTACCTCTTTTGGATTCAGAACCTTCAAGGCTTAACCCGGCATTCTTCAGTGTGGAACAGTACTTTGCAGCCAAAAGTCTTATTTCTTCTAGATCTTTCGAGATAGATGATTACCATGGCTTTGGCATGGTCCCCCTAGCAGATCT ATTCAATCATAAAACGGGTGCGGAAGATGTGCATTTCACCGCTTTGTCTTCTAATGATGAGTCTGAGGACGATGCTGACGACGGAATTGTTGATGAAGAAGCATTAGCTCAAAATTCATCTATGGATAAGACTGAGAACGGTGTTGTTAGTGACACAGAGTGTTCTTCGGTTACTGAAGATGATACTTCAATGCTGGAGATGGTTATGATAAAAGATGTTAGCACTGGAACTGAG GTATTTAATACTTACGGCTTATTGGGTAATGCCGCTTTGCTACATAGATATGGATTTACCGAACAAGATAACACCTATGATATCGTAAACATTGATATGGAGCTGGTACTTGAATGGTGTTCTTCTCTATTCTCTGACCGCCACAGCAGATCAAGAATCTCCCTTTGGAGAAGGTTAGGCTATTCCGGTGACAGCGAAAACTCAGAATATTTTGAGATATCATTTGATGGAGAACCACAGATTGAACTCATCATTTTATTGCACATCATATTTTTACCAGATGATGTCTACCATAAATTAGACTTATCAGTAGCAGTTACTGGAAATCGTCACGAATCAAGTGAAAAAACCACTTTTTTGAATGGTGATATTTTTCCACATAGTAATGAGAGTAATATGAGCAAGAAACCATTGATGACGAAAGAAATTTGCACGGCTCTGTTGTCACTGGCTGATATAAGGGAGAGTCTCTATGGTTTGAAATCAATAGAAGATGATATGGAGGAGTTGAAAAAGTGTAGTTTTGTTGGAGATAGAAAGGTGTATCATTCTTTGGTTCTGCGTATCAGTGAAAGGAAGATCATTCAAAAGCTAAGAAATTATGCTTCAAAGTCATGTAAGATTACTAATCCTAGTTCTGCCCGGAAGAAGTTGAAAAGGACAGCATAG
- the LOC127096151 gene encoding peroxidase 47, with product MKSLKMVMVKLMTVFMLIEVITCQFGFGFGADGGLNMNYYLMSCPFVEPVVKNIVNRALDNDPTLAAALIRMHFHDCFIQGCDGSILLDSTKGNTAEKDSPANLSLRGYEVIDDIKDELERRCPGVVSCADILAMAATEAVFYAGGPVYNIPKGRKDGRRSKIEDTRNLPSPTFNASELIRQFGLHGFSAQEMVALSGAHTLGVARCSSFKNRLSQVDPALDSEFAKTLSRTCTSGDNAEQPFDATRNDFDNVYFNALLRRNGVLFSDQDLYTSPRTWNFVNAYAMNEALFFLDFQRAMVKMGLLDIKQGSNGEVRDNCRKIN from the exons ATGAAGTCATTGAAAATGGTAATGGTTAAGTTGATGACAGTGTTTATGCTAATAGAGGTGATTACGTGCCAATTCGGTTTCGGGTTTGGAGCAGATGGTGGGTTAAACATGAACTACTACTTGATGAGTTGCCCTTTTGTTGAACCTGTTGTTAAGAACATAGTGAATAGAGCTTTGGATAATGATCCTACACTAGCAGCTGCTCTTATTAGAATGCACTTCCATGACTGCTTCATTCAG GGATGTGATGGGTCAATTCTACTTGATTCCACTAAGGGTAACACAGCAGAAAAGGATTCACCAGCAAATTTAAGCTTAAGAGGATATGAAGTCATAGATGATATCAAAGATGAACTTGAAAGACGATGTCCTGGTGTGGTTTCATGTGCTGATATTCTTGCTATGGCTGCTACAGAAGCTGTTTTCTAT GCTGGAGGTCCGGTTTATAACATACCTAAAGGAAGAAAAGACGGAAGAAGATCGAAAATTGAGGATACTAGAAATTTGCCATCACCTACCTTCAATGCTTCTGAGCTCATTAGACAGTTTGGTCTACATGGTTTTTCGGCTCAAGAAATGGTCGCTCTTTCAG GGGCACATACATTAGGAGTGGCAAGATGTTCATCTTTCAAGAACAGATTAAGCCAAGTGGATCCAGCTTTGGATTCTGAATTTGCCAAGACACTATCTAGAACATGTACTTCCGGTGACAACGCGGAACAACCATTCGATGCAACGAGGAACGATTTCGACAATGTTTACTTTAACGCTTTGTTGAGGAGAAACGGCGTTCTGTTTTCAGATCAAGACCTCTATACTAGTCCAAGAACATGGAACTTTGTGAATGCTTATGCGATGAATGAAGCATTGTTCTTTCTTGATTTTCAACGTGCGATGGTGAAGATGGGTTTGCTTGATATTAAACAAGGTTCTAATGGTGAAGTTCGAGACAATTGCCGCAAAATTAACTAA